The following proteins are co-located in the Apium graveolens cultivar Ventura chromosome 5, ASM990537v1, whole genome shotgun sequence genome:
- the LOC141660536 gene encoding uncharacterized protein LOC141660536, with the protein MLSVLVPGPHEPGNNIDLYLQTLIDDLKKLWEEGEPNVYDAYSKSYFTLKEILLWTINDFPAYGNLSGCVNKGYKSCPICGDDTVAKYLSHSRKMCFQGHRRYLPRQHPYRRQKAAFNGQQELGNACQPLSGEEVLARQERIDFCFGKEVKKSKKVECPWKKKSVFFELEYWKYHHVRHCLDVMHIEKNVCDNLLGTLLNMRKSKDSEAAHRDMIDMGVRHDLAPQVGEKKTYLPPSPFTLSKVEKKRVLNSFLSMKLPSGHGSNIKNCVSMSDLKIYGLKSHDCHILLQQLLPVAIRSVLPKNVRVTIIRLCFFFNALCSKVVDVSKLDKLQSDVIITLCDLEKIFPSSFFDVMLHLIVHLVLEVRLSGPVFYRWMYAFERFNKVLKSYVRNRYYPEGCMAESYLKEESVEFCTEFMSQTCTTAGIPVEQGKQSGPLSAMKIKAVEEKERDEAHLHVLQNNDEVYPYIVMHKEYLDEIYRGKKKVFIGSWESTIGYLPIGLKKK; encoded by the exons ATGTTGTCAGTTTTAGTTCCTGGTCCACATGAGCCGGGAAATAACATCGACCTTTATTTACAAACGTTGATTGATGATCTGAAAAAACTTTGGGAAGAAGGTGAACCAAACGTTTATGACGCCTATAGTAAATCATATTTCACTCTAAAAGAAATTTTATTGTGGACTATAAATGATTTTCCAGCATATGGAAACTTGTCAGGCTGCGTGAATAAGGGTTATAAGAGTTGTCCAATTTGTGGTGACGATACTGTGGCTAAATATTTAAGTCACAGTAGGAAGATGTGCTTCCAAGGTCATCGTCGTTATTTGCCTAGGCAACACCCTTATAGGAGGCAGAAGGCGGCCTTTAACGGACAACAAGAGTTGGGGAACGCATGTCAACCCCTTTCCGGAGAAGAAGTGTTAGCGCGTCAGGAACGAATTGATTTTTGTTTTGGAAAAGAGGTGAAGAAGTCGAAGAAggtggaatgtccatggaagaaAAAATCTGTTTTCTTTGAGTTAGAATATTGGAAATATCATCATGTTCGCCACTGTCTCGATGTTATGCACATCGAGAAAAATGTGTGTGATAATCTGCTTGGGACGTTATTAAATATGCGAAAGTCAAAAGATAGTGAGGCGGCACATCGTGATATGATTGATATGGGTGTTAGACATGATTTAGCTCCTCAAGTAGGAGAAAAGAAGACCTATCTGCCTCCTTCCCCTTTTACTTTGTCGAAGGTTGAAAAAAAGAGAGTGTTGAACTCATTCTTGTCTATGAAACTTCCTTCTGGACATGGATCAAACATAAAAAATTGTGTATCCATGTCTGATTTGAAGATATACGGGCTTAAGTCCCATGACTGCCATatccttctccaacaactccTCCCTGTTGCCATTCGATCCGTTCTCCCGAAAAATGTTAGGGTCACAATTATACGATTGTGCTTCTTTTTTAATGCTTTATGCAGCAAAGTTGTCGATGTCTCGAAACTCGATAAATTAcagtcagatgtaataataaccttatgcgaTCTAGAAAAAATATTCCCTTCATCATTTTTTGATGTAATGTTACATCTTATTGTCCACTTGGTCCTAGAAGTGCGTTTATCTGGACCGGTATTTTATAGATGGATGTATGCCTTCGAACGATTCAATAAAGTGCTAAAGAGCTACGTACGAAACCGATATTATCCTGAAGGTTGTATGGCAGAAAGCTACCTTAAAGAAGAATCGGTAGAATTCTGCACAGAATTTATGAGCCAGACTTGTACAACTGCCGGCATTCCAGTTGAGCAAGGCAAGCAATCTGGTCCATTATCTGCCATGAAAATAAAGGCCGTGGAAGAAAAAGAGCGAGATGAGGCTCATCTGCATGTCCTTCAAAACAATGATGAAGTGTATCCCTATATCGT AATGCACAAGGAGTATTTGGATGAAATTTACCGAGGGAAGAAAAAAGTGTTCATTGGCTCATGGGAGAGCACAATCGGCTATTTGCCGATTGGATTGAAAAAAAAGTAG